The nucleotide sequence TGTCATTCCATGCTTCTTGCGGCAGCGTATTTTCCAGTAAGGTATTTACGGCCGCACCTATCTTCACGGGACCGCCGTCAGATGTCCAATCGAAAGTTACTTCAAGGGTGTCTTCCGCTTTGTTGCCTTTGACGCTGTACCAATACACGTTGGTCAGATCCGGCACGGGTTGAAGGTTTTTTAGCTGCACCAGTTGACCGTTAATCGCAACGCCGAAGGGTACGGCGTAATCTTGAGACAGTTTTACCTTGCCGCCCTCCAGCACGTCAAACAGTTCCTTCGTCTTCGGGCTTGACAGGAAAGATGAGTCGGGCTTAGTCTTTAACACTACTTTCCCCGTGTATTTTTTACCTTTCTGTACTTTTTCGCCCTTGGGCACTCCGGGGTCGATGCTTTCCACGATGAAGTCGGGTATAACATCCCACTTCACTGTTATAGTTTCGTAATACACCCCGCCGAGATCACTACGGTTGTGCCAATGCCTCACCGTCCCGGTAAGTCCTGGTTCCGGTTCAGTCAGTACCTTGAAGTAGTCTCTTATCGTTACGTTGAAGTCGCCGCTTTTTAAGGCGGGATTGTTGGTAAAGCTGTCCTCCGCGCCCGGGTAACCGATGCGTTTGTTATAGGTTTGCAGGGTTTTTGCGATGATTGACCAGGTTTGATCGGAATAAGAATTTGAATTCTGCAACGCACAATAATTTTCATACCATGGTTGGAATATCATATCCCGTTGTGCCGGGGCGATCTGGTCGGGCGCGTCCATTGGAAATAACTCGTTTGTGAAATCGCTCCCATCAATTGTCTTACCCAAATAGCGCGGCTCCTCACCGGGGTGGCCCAGGTCCATGCCGTTGGCTTTCTGCCAGTCGTTGCCGTCAGCGTCGGGCGGGGCGGGCTTCCAGTCGTTGCTGTCTATGTCCGTGGGCAGGCCGTAGACAATCTGGCCCCGGTCGAGGCGTGCTTGTAAGCCCCATCTTTCCGCAGGCAAGCCATTAATCTGAAGCACTTTTTGCAGCTTGTCTTCACCGGCTTGCGCCTCCGAAAAGGAAAACCCTGCAAGCAGGGTTAGTAAAACAAATGCAGCTATTAATTTACGTAACACTTTAAATCCCTCCTGTTAATTCGAGATAT is from Pelotomaculum isophthalicicum JI and encodes:
- a CDS encoding Athe_2463 domain-containing protein, with amino-acid sequence MLRKLIAAFVLLTLLAGFSFSEAQAGEDKLQKVLQINGLPAERWGLQARLDRGQIVYGLPTDIDSNDWKPAPPDADGNDWQKANGMDLGHPGEEPRYLGKTIDGSDFTNELFPMDAPDQIAPAQRDMIFQPWYENYCALQNSNSYSDQTWSIIAKTLQTYNKRIGYPGAEDSFTNNPALKSGDFNVTIRDYFKVLTEPEPGLTGTVRHWHNRSDLGGVYYETITVKWDVIPDFIVESIDPGVPKGEKVQKGKKYTGKVVLKTKPDSSFLSSPKTKELFDVLEGGKVKLSQDYAVPFGVAINGQLVQLKNLQPVPDLTNVYWYSVKGNKAEDTLEVTFDWTSDGGPVKIGAAVNTLLENTLPQEAWNDMDWSELTNTNNTKFAELQGEVKNLKVTDITLSPEPGQPGQLTSGVITVKNDSEMGFANVETLWRARRLDGTVLAENTIVTNLAAGEQKTLPFSFTPDLAGEYSVAAMINPDHSNPPDEVNFLSGDWPGDNRMEVPYTVKGKDYDIKVQIIPGMNPWSTTDNPAYMWATVIVSRKDELPETLPVRLTISGDGGTVVKTFDLPPKGSPYEYEYNITASVPGYYNVEAQAWPFDDSWTDVYPPDNVDSVTIEYIHNKPPEIQDDKLHGEIIDSEKHW